The window AGCCTTATTTATCAGACCAGTTTAGTCTAATACAAACCCCCAGAAACTAAAATATAACAGCTGGGAACTCCAAGGAGCTCTGCTTGGGAGCTCTCTTTTGTTTGGAATGCCCCACTTGATGTTTGCAATGCTTAAGGTCCAGGAAATCAATCTGAAGGCCTTGAGTCCCACCACAGAGAGAACAAACACCCGACTCAGATCAAGCAGCTAAACTCCATTTTAGAAATAAAGCTGAAGGAATTGAGGCAAAAAAGGAGTTACTAAGATCATGGAGGATGCCCCAAATCCAAGCCAAGTGATCTGATGACAGAGGCCAAAAGAGAGCCAACCcagaaaatccccaaacaatCCACCAAAACAAACCACCCCAAGCCCCCAGTGTATATATCCATCATTTCATCTTTCCATCGGCTGTGATAGCAATTGTTATCTGGCATATTTAGGATGCACCATGAATTGATCTCTCTGTCTTTAACCCCACAGCTCTCATGGATGAAATCCTCCTGATCATTTTGGGGGGAATGGCTGGAGTACAGTATCACCCCTGGCACATGGCAGCACCAAGGTTTTTGAACCATTGCTGTCCAAAACaagggctgtgcctggcagagAATGAGTGCCATGGTCAGCTCCCACGGCCGTGAAGGACCAgcctgctgtcaccagcacaatCTGTGAGCTTTGCACAAGCAGGTCTTGTTGTCTGGGATGTGGAACCAAAATGCAAACCCTAGACTGGCCTAGAAAGACCACAAATGTCCTGAGGAGAGGCCTTGGCTGCAGCCAAGTTGGACTGGCCAGCAGAAACTCAGAACCCCAAACCTTGCCTACGGGACAGAATGTTCAGGGTAATCCTGGACCAGTGTCTGAGGTCACTGCAGAACCTGCACCTGCCAAAATATCAGGGCAAACTACTCTGTCTGGAATTACTgaggaaataattatttatttgtagatataaatgaaagaaaaattagtcCCACTATATTAAAATGTcaatattgaaagaaaaaataattactaaaTACTACTTGACTATTTTTAACTACAAGGGATTTTCTGTCCTCTTCCTCAAGCCTTGGCAACACAAACAAGCATCAAGCTACAAATACATCCGCCAGCTTTTAGGATGTCTTGAATCAATGCAAGGGAGTATAACAGGTCAGGAGAGAAAGAAGTTAAATCTGGCATTTTGAGAAGAAGCCCATGAATTTGGTACCCAAGTGAGACCATACCCAAGAGGCAGTTTTCAGTTTTGGACTGGCATTCTAAAGTCAGGATGATCTTGAGCTCACTTGAGTTGACCACTGAGCCAATTTTCAGTGGCAAAGTTTTACttgaaaacaaatataaaaccCCCTACAGTACCACTACTTTCTTCCCACAACTTTGTTCCATCTTCACTGCTGGTGgatctaatttcttttttttcctgttaacaCTAGAATTTTGCAATTGATCTACATAAGAAGAATGAGCAGCAAAGGATCACTAAACTAATACACTCCTTGTTACTGGGtgaggcaggcaggagcagggctgcagagtgTGAGTCCAGGCTGGATTTCAGTGAGTGCCAAGTGACAGTGCTCTCTCATGTAAAGTGAGAGCTAAGGAAAAACACAGCTATTGAGGAGAGAAACATGGGGTTTATGGGGGGCTGATGGGAAAAATAATACCTGTTGTGTTCCTGAAAAACAGTCTTATAATAGCACAGGCCTGTCATAACTAATACACTGTTAGGAGGATAGTAAGGTTGAGTTTCTGTGGGTTTGTTCACCTCCTGGgtgaatttcctttcttttacttTGTGGATGCAGCCAGGGATGCACAAGGCTGCAGCCTTGGTGCCTGCAGTGAGTTCCCTGCACAAGCCAacctcagtgctgctggaacACAACCAGGAGTGGCAGCCTGACACAAAAGGCTGGCAATGCCACGTGCAGGTGCATTTGCCAGCCCTGCCAAAGCCCAGCATTTCcaggcagggctcagagcacagcagtgagTGCCCTTTCCCCCCTCAGAGGCTCCACTCTGCACTTACTGGCTTGAGATAAGCCACGTTGCTCTGGCGGATGTCGTTGAGGAGCTGATCTCTGGGGGTTATTTCCACCAGGGGAGGGGGTCTTCTCCTGGGAACTGGTTTAAGTGTTTTGATGACATCTTTGAGGTTGGTTTTCTCAGCGGGCTCCACATACTCTGGCACGGCGGGTTTGCGCTGAGTCTTCTTCAGCTTGACCACCTTGAAGCTGACGGGTTTCTCCCTGCACGGCTGCTCGGGTGCTGGTGGCCTCGTGTTCTCCTGCCTTTTGCTCAGTGACACAGCTGCAGGGacggggggtttgggggcttGTGGGGGCTCCTGCATCCTCAGCTGGGGCAGCGGCACCCCCAGCATTTCCCACATCCCGGGGGGCAACCCAAGTCCATTCTCCAGCATCGCTATCAActccttctgctctttcatctgctgctgcctttgcccCTCCTGCCTCTTTTGCCTCTGCTTGTCCAGGTTCCTGCTGAGCAGGTTGGTCACCACCATCCTGGGCCCCGGCAGCTCGAAGTGATAGCCCATTTTGAGGAGGGTGCTGTTGGCTTTCAGCAGCCTGGCGATCTCCATCTCTGCCTGGTGGCCCAGCAGGCCGCGCTGGTTGTGGAAGCGGAGCTCCGTCAGCGTCTCGTTGTACTGCAGGCAGCGCATGATGGCCACGATGCCTTTGCCAGAGATGAAGTTGGAATCGATGTTCAGGGTGGTGATGCTCCTGTTCTCCCTCAGCATGTTGGCCAGCGCGAACGCCACGTTGTCGTCAGCCCCCACGTTGGCCAGGCTGAACGTTTTTACGTTCTTATTCTTCTTCATGGCGTTGACAAAATCTATCAGCATTTCCTTGGGGACGTTTTCTATGTTGTTCAGGTTGAGCTCCTTCACGTCTGGGTTGTTTTTTCGGACTTTCTCCAAGCTGTCTTCTAAACTGGTTTGATTTCCTGAGGGCCTGGCACTTAGCTTCATGAAGCTGGTATCCAGCGCTAACTTCTGCGGGATGTTCaattttgatattttcttttcattttccttagGCTTTTCTTTGACTTCTCCTGGTTCTGTACCTGGCTGCTGACTTATCTGGTTGATGTGACTGCTCTCATTGGTGTAATTCTCCTTTGTTTCCAATTCAgtctcattttcttcttcttcttcctcttcatcatcttcctcttcctcctctgcttcttctttctcatcctcctcctccactcTCTCCTTATCACTTCTGTCTTTATTTGTGTCCCCAGGTTGTGTTCTTGACTCAGACACGTGCTCATTTTGGTActgtctctcttttctctctgtttctggCATCCTCCCTCCAGCCACCTCACCACTTCTGCTGGCCTCTCCTTCCATCTCCTCTGCAGCATTTCtctgaggaaaacaaaacctcaCAGCTGAAATAGTTGCAAAACATCTTTGTTACAATAACTTTCTGCTCAAATAAACACATAGCAGCTGGATTTATATCCCTCTTTGCCCATACAATAGAGAATAATCCTTAAaagtataaataaaataatcctTACTGCTGTAAATTCAGGCTGTACCAGCTTGCTTGGGAACACAGGAACAACTTGTTCCTAAAGAGGCTGCAAACCAGTTTCTCATCTTTGCCTACTAAATTAAGTCCTAACAATTAAATCCTGAATAATGATATGTTAAGATGGTCTTTGAACCCTTCTGGGGGTTAAGAGATTCTGATACAAAGTCTCTTTCTGGATTTAGTGCAATCTCTATAATTTCTTTGACAAGAGAGAAAGTTTCCTTCTTGTGCCACACAGCACTGGACATCAGGGTGACCTCCTGATGGTTTGCTCAGCCCAAGGAGGAGTGACGAGGGCACATTGTGACCACTGTGGAATCATCCAGCACAAGGGACACACTGCAGAATCATCTACAACAAGGCCacctgctctggcactgccagagcaTCACACCAAGGCAGCACCTCACTGAAGATAAAATATTAGCTCAGTTTGGAGTCCAGAGATAAGAAACCAGCCCCTGCACAAAGCAGTTGCAGGGCAGTGAggcttctaccatccaaacaaaTTAGTTGCAAACATCTACCAACTCCAGAGACACTCCCTGcagagatttttctttgtcaAGCATCTTTTTGCAAGTGGTTCCTCCACCACTGAGAAATGCTAATAAAGCACTAATGAAATCAAGCTATTTCTCTGAGATTTGCACTCTTCAGGCAGGACAGTGCCATGGCTTGTGCTGCACCCAGAGTCAGACAAAATGGTCCCAGTCACTTCTGCCCTTGGGGCTGTGGTGGTGAATGGGTTTGGATAGGGATTTTTTGACCAGCTGTGAATGCAGCAGCCAGCTCCATGCCCAGGTTTCAGATTTAACCTCAGAAGTGTTTACAAAATTGTTTCTTTGAGTGTAGGAGTGttgcagaaggagaaaaaattccACAGATTCCCCCCTGGTCTCCAAAGGCAGCCCATGGAACCTGCCTCGGGTAGTCTGGGATGTGCCACATTAGTGTGTATTAGCAAACCACtgatatttaaaacaaaaataaaataaatcagttaCCTCAAATTCACTTCCAGTGAACTTCACATTGGAGTATGGATGGGTTTCATCTGGCCAAGTTTCAATTCTATTAACCTATTTTTAAGTGTAGCCCTCATCCTGAAAGATATCTAAGTATGACCTTAACTTTATTTCAAAGTCATGGGGATAGTCAAATAAATTTAAGCATTGTATTGAGTATGGTTGAACTAGTTCAACAGTTTGCATGGTTGTTAATGTTCCACTCTGTTAAAATGCagtggtttgggatttttctccAGTAAGCCATTAAATTCTGtcaattaataatttaatttgtatGATTAATATTATATTCCATGGAAAAGCAACGTGGTGTTCTTCCGTATGCAAAATCAAACTAATTAGAGTTACATCCGCCAAAACTGATCTTGTGACAGTTTCTCAGTGATTTGCTTTACTCAAATTagaattaggattttttttttcctattaaaaagcTTAAGTAAATATTTgggaaaagcaattaaaaaattacTAACCCTGACATCAGTCCAAGCTGGATTCTATCACTGATGAGGCTTTTAGGATTAATCTACATTAGTTTGTACTCTACCTTATGTAAGGGACAGAAGCAGGGGCAGGTTAAGGTATTAAAGCTATAAAACAGATCCTGCTGCTGATGCATAATAAATATCTGTGATTTTTTGCTTGTTACCTCAGAGGGCAGGAGGGTGACAGGAACTCTCTCATCCTCGAGCATGCGTCTGGATGCCTTCTGCCAGTACAGGTAATCAACCAGGGACCGGTGGTCGAAGCTGCCCGTGGGGGGTTTCTCTGTCTGATCCTTCTGTATCATCCCAGTCGGGATTTCAGGGTCTGGGGCCATGACTTCCATCTcgctctgcagctccttcagctcctcaggggacagGTTAGCCAGGATTTCATCTTCATCAATGTCCTCAGGACACACGTCTTCATCGGAGTTTTGGCCAAGTTCAGACGTGTTCattcttccctccttcctctaACACTTTTTAAACCTAAAGAGAAAGATAAATTtcaaaggattttctttttctccccgcTCACTAGCAGTAAATTGACAAGTTCATGTTTTGGTCCTGAGCTGTGGCAGCTCCCGGGCTCAGTGCGGGACACAGCCCGTGCAGCTAAGTCTATATTAAGCTGCACTTGGCTGGATAAAGAGAATTTATGGCCATGCTCCATTTTCAGCAACCTGTCAGCTGTGCAAACCCTTCTGACATTTCAGTGCAGCTGGCGTGTCCCCCACGGAGGGAGGCAGAAGACAGAGATGTTCCAGAGGATTCCCGGGACACTGCACCACTCAGGGCGGCACCCCGGAATGGCCAGAGCAGGATGAAGGGACATCAGTGGCACCTGTGAGATGTGCAGGTGAAATCCGGCCTCTGGGAAGAATCAGAAAGGTCTCTGTGTCCATAAAATCTCCAGTTATCTCAAAAGGGCCAAAAAACCAcaggccctgctctgccttagGCCAGGTCTAAGCCACAGGGGGTTTTGGTGTGGGTGCAGCCACCCTCTGTTGATGATCTCTCCCAAGTCTCACATCCTGGTCTGGGGAAAGTCCTCCAAGGTGAAAAAGGGATGGTAGAGCTGGTACAACATGCGCCTtgtgcctggggacaggcacCAGCCCCTTGAAGCAGGCTGAGTGCTCCCAGGGAAGCATTTCCCGTggcacatccctgctcccatccagGGGCAATGCCACTGCCTGTTCTTGACTGGCCTGGCCCTGTCATGAGCATCATTTGCTCTGTCAACTCCTCTTGGCTGACAGTTCTTCATCTCAGGCTCATCCTTCTCCTACTTCTTACCAATTGTTTTGCAGAATTAATAAGCAACTACAAAGATTTACTTTGTTATATTTGTAGACCCGATGTAACTCCCCAAACTCCTTCTTTTGTTAGGTGTCCATTTcatccaagtgcctccttcttTCTTCAGAATATTTTATAGGTTGCTAAATTCACACAGCAAACCTCCAACATCACCACGTGCATGATTTCTTTGCAACAGTAGAGTAGCAAGGGTGGCTAATTTTGCTACTCACAATTTGGGCCATTTGTTGGATTAGGAAGATTTCCTCTCataatttcaaattttctttGCAGGGGTATCAAATCAAATCCTCACCTTGCAAATGCAGCTTCCATAGGAGCAAAACCATGGGGGAGAGGCTATGAAACCATGCCCTGCCAATTTTTCAACCGTATTTCTCATCACAGTCTCAGCCATGCCCTGCTGGAGTCTGCCAGCAGCAAAATAGGCTCTGCATGATGATGGTAAttctttgctgtgttttgtaACATGAAACATGGAGTTCTAAGCCCTGTTAGCCTCTATTAAAAGTCCATTATCCAAAGGTCCTCATTTGATTCATGCTGTTACACAGCAGGGAAGAGGGCAAAAATTTAAACAGAATAAGTGGCAAAGGAAAAGATAATAAAAGCCCAAGCCAAGAATGCAATGGCTCCATTTACATCTTTGGTATTTCAGGGATGTCCTTATCCTTGTTTTATATTATGCAGTAGCAAGCACAACAACAGGCCCACACATCAatctctctgctccagcagctctaaCCCCCAGTGACTGCTGCCCATCACAGAGCCCATCAAGGGTTTCCTGATGCTCTCAAATAAATCAGTGCTCCTCAGTGTGCTACTCTCCCAGACCATGCAGTTTGGGCCACAGAAGCTGTCTATTCAGTGCTTGCTTCTCACTTGCTAATTTCTTGCCTGTAAATAAAGCCCCATGCCACCTTCTTGGGTTTCCATGATCTTCAGCCAGGCCATCTTGGGCCACGCTCTTGTCAGATCATCCGAGTTAAGCAGGGTCAAACCCATGAAGTCCTCTTGAGAAGGAAAACAGGGGTACTGAGAACACTATCAGGTGTTTGAAAACCACTTTTTCTCTTAAGCAGAAATATATCACTTGTCAATATCACCATTAGGAAACTCTAGACTGGGAATGATGCCTTCTCCATCAGATGCAGAGCAAGGGGCTGCCTGGTGACACCTCTCCTGGTGACACGGGTGCTAATCCCACAGATTTCCAAGGTGGGTATCATATTTTGCCTACCTTAGGCCTCTCCTCCATAAATTATGTTTCCAGGATGTACTTCCTTTCCTAACACACTGCTCAGTGTTTTGGTGTTCTGGTAACAGCACATTAGAGCAACAAACAACACCCTGGAGGTGAGGACACGCTCACAGTGGGTCTAAAACACTTTTCCAGGTCTAAACTCCCATCTTCTTCCCAAAAAACATTTGTTGGTGTTCCCCCCAGAGCTTTCCAAAACAATCACACATTTCTCAACCTTCATTAAGACAGGAAAGCCACTTCCACTGGTGACACTTGCTATTCCCACACCAATCTGACACTTGTTCAGGAATCCCTGGACTAACAAGTGCTGCACTGCTAccagagggcagagctgtgctgtgccagagctgcacTCAGAGCCCCAGCAGAAGACAAGAGAGGGAAATCAGGGGTACTGAGAGCACTACCAGGCATTTGAAAACCACTTGTGATTGTGCAGCCATCACAGAGCAATTCctacaggcagcagcagctccaactCACACTAAGCAGGTACCAAGCATTAAATAAAAGCACTTCAGGAGCACACTGACAGAAGAGGTCTGCCCTTGGTAATGAACCATTCTGACTCTCTGCTCACTGTTTGTAAGGCAGGTACTCACATATGGATGAACTCTGGAATGAAAccagcagcctctcctgcagGATTGCCTCAcctcattgatttttttttcccatttaaacATTCGCTTCAAAAATTCCAACCTAGCCCTCTTGAAAGCCAAAAGATTGACAAGTTCTTAGCTTGAATATCAGCAAGGCCTGACTGCTGTGTCACCATTTGACAGGAGGCAGCCCATGTTTCAAGCCCATGTTTCGAGTGCCTAAAACTGTTCTATTTTTAAGGTAATTGATGCTTGCCACACATGCTGTAGCCAAATATTGGAGAGCAATTTCTATAGTGTTGGCTTTCACTTTTTTGTTATAAATCCCCCCACATTCACTCCCCTCTATTACCAATCCATGGCATTTCCAAGTGCAGCTGGAAGGAGTCAGGAATGTGCCTGTGTAACATAACCTTGCATTACTTTTAAGAAACTCGTAGGCTGATGGGAGAGTCTAAAATTGACAATCAGTGGCATACAGCAAGCATGCCCAGCAATGCAGGGTAACCCAATACAGGGATTATAAAGGGTCAGATGATGGGCTCTTAACAATAACAACCACTGAGGAACGGGAGCAGTCAGAGAGAGACACCCTGTGGGAAAAAcaccaaggggaaaaaaaccacccaccACACCTCCAAACTCCTCCAGATATAAATATGTCAGATTAAGATGGTAGCTTAAATAGAGTAAGGACACCTGACTTTGGAAGTATTTGCCCAAGTTGCTtgacagggagctgcagagtcAAACCCTGTGagaagcagcaggcacagcaggctgggtcagggcaggagggagcagcagggatggggacatgagccctccagggctgccccagctcagccaaGCCCATGTCACTGTGCTGAGATCTCTCATCATCTCCCATGATCTCTCCCATCATCACTCTGTTGATGTCTTGCAATTTCCTCTGCCTCTAgagaagcaagcagagctgcATCTCCTGTTTCAGTGGCACCTGGATGCTCCCCCCAAAAAGAacttggtgatttttttttgtttccatttttagaGAAATCTGAGAGCAGCTACAGTACCTGTGCAGCAGGAAATAACCTCTGTCATCATCCTTCTTGATTACAGGGCAAAGAAAATGTTTACAAGTGTAGGGAGAAAAGGGGAGCATGGAGAAGACTTTGGTCATGACAGAAATCAAGGACAGAACATTTCAGCCTGGGAAAGGGCACTGGCCACCCACAGTGGCCTGTCCAAAGCAATCCTGTTGGAAAATACATTGGCAAGTCAGATATGTATGCTTAAGTTTGTATCAAAAAGGGTTAAATAACCAGCAAATGGATTTCTAAATAATTTCAACTGTTTAAAGCcattaaaaaatatcaaaacCCCCATGCTTTTGGGGTAGGAGACAGCTCCACATAAGAACATTGACACTGAGATTTTGACACAAAAGGCaactgagctgctcctggcagtctGGGCTGACCCAGGACAAACCTTTGCCCTATTCAGAGCCAAAACCTGTTCCAAATCTGACCCCTAAAAACTGACTTTCTGTGCTTGCTTGCCACTGAACAGCACTACACCTCCCCTGCCATCTcccagataatttttttttactgaccACATTCTAAAGAGGCTGGAGTAgcacctccagcacagccaggggggCTGCTCTGCACCATGCTCTGTTGCACAGAGCAGTTCTGTGGC of the Passer domesticus isolate bPasDom1 chromosome 9, bPasDom1.hap1, whole genome shotgun sequence genome contains:
- the LMOD3 gene encoding leiomodin-3, producing MNTSELGQNSDEDVCPEDIDEDEILANLSPEELKELQSEMEVMAPDPEIPTGMIQKDQTEKPPTGSFDHRSLVDYLYWQKASRRMLEDERVPVTLLPSERNAAEEMEGEASRSGEVAGGRMPETERKERQYQNEHVSESRTQPGDTNKDRSDKERVEEEDEKEEAEEEEEDDEEEEEEENETELETKENYTNESSHINQISQQPGTEPGEVKEKPKENEKKISKLNIPQKLALDTSFMKLSARPSGNQTSLEDSLEKVRKNNPDVKELNLNNIENVPKEMLIDFVNAMKKNKNVKTFSLANVGADDNVAFALANMLRENRSITTLNIDSNFISGKGIVAIMRCLQYNETLTELRFHNQRGLLGHQAEMEIARLLKANSTLLKMGYHFELPGPRMVVTNLLSRNLDKQRQKRQEGQRQQQMKEQKELIAMLENGLGLPPGMWEMLGVPLPQLRMQEPPQAPKPPVPAAVSLSKRQENTRPPAPEQPCREKPVSFKVVKLKKTQRKPAVPEYVEPAEKTNLKDVIKTLKPVPRRRPPPLVEITPRDQLLNDIRQSNVAYLKPVPLPKQLE